The following are encoded together in the Lathyrus oleraceus cultivar Zhongwan6 chromosome 3, CAAS_Psat_ZW6_1.0, whole genome shotgun sequence genome:
- the LOC127126236 gene encoding 18 kDa seed maturation protein has translation MEKTKETAANIGASAKSGLEKTKANVQEKTEKMTAHNPLEKELATQKKDERVAQAELDKQAARNHNAAASAGNTLGQGRHHTTGTGGNPNATGYGTGGTHR, from the coding sequence ATGGAGAAGACCAAAGAAACAGCTGCTAACATTGGTGCTTCAGCCAAGTCTGGTTTGGAGAAGACCAAGGCTAACGTCCAGGAGAAAACTGAGAAGATGACGGCACATAATCCCTTGGAGAAGGAGTTGGCAACACAGAAGAAAGATGAAAGGGTTGCCCAGGCTGAGCTGGATAAGCAGGCGGCGCGTAATCACAATGCTGCGGCCTCGGCTGGGAACACCTTGGGGCAGGGTCGACACCACACCACTGGAACCGGCGGAAATCCAAATGCCACCGGGTATGGAACTGGGGGTACTCACCGTTGA